A genomic region of Marinobacter szutsaonensis contains the following coding sequences:
- a CDS encoding HD domain-containing phosphohydrolase, whose product MYLKSQSAQISLALLIASAITSGMLVLALVLLGQSFHGMESAKVSAASATARQLAVSVDDRINAITAPPSTALAVLSHDPLATSLTNDERIERLDVLADILQSSDIVSAVYAGWGDGDFFLLRKVRSSGALQFPDAPDGTHFLLQTVTREAGTVTGEWQFYDAGMELIARRQVPNYTFDPRTRPWFEAAADSPKTELSAPYVFFTTQETGLTLSRRSSDFGTGAGSAVFGIDVTVTDLSSHLNELRQTPGTRIAIVNQQGQVLADSSGRTEAGNVISTVLDQGGQPVAGAPVRLFNAEDKTWYGIREPLNALADEQLQVAVAIPSDELLADVWTALTRQTLIAGGIGIALLVVAWFLGRRVGRPLERLTEQVGRLSRFRFDTQVRSDSHIREAHQLGVALDDMSSTIRSFQNIASVLNRGQDLNQLLQDILEQIVHIVGQERGGIYLFSKQEQELRLAVDQHSELPDRIEAINTSIDDSDLIRELRQHIGGHPVFAILRNRRKKLVGVLVIEMEHGEHTHLSDDLIVFVDEIAGSAAVAIETRELLESQQALLEGIIRLVANAIDAKSPYTGGHCERVPKLAQMILAEAEASNEGRFAGFSMSDDERHEFELAAWLHDCGKITSPEYVVDKAVKLETLHNRIHEIRTRFEVLHRDAEITCLQAILEGEDEAAAREQRDHVQSRLQEEFAFLARANKGGESMSDEDIEHIRAIGQQAWQRHFSDRLGLSADEQQRLADVPEPALPITEHLLADKPEHLQPWGDHRPPVEKDDPRNVWGFDMKLPEYAYNRGEIHNLTVAKGTLTDEERFKINEHIVQTICMLDALPLPDRLANVPRLAGTHHERMDGQGYPCGLTAEQMGIPERIMAVADVFEALTAVDRPYKEGKPLTQALAIMSGMVDKGHIDRETFELFVRSGTYRRYAEQHLRPEQIDQVDESQFMNRN is encoded by the coding sequence ATGTACCTCAAGAGCCAGTCGGCCCAGATTTCCCTGGCTTTACTGATTGCCTCGGCGATTACCTCCGGCATGCTGGTGCTTGCCCTGGTGCTTCTCGGGCAGAGTTTCCATGGCATGGAGAGCGCCAAGGTCTCGGCGGCCAGCGCTACCGCAAGGCAGCTGGCGGTCAGTGTCGATGACCGTATCAATGCCATCACCGCCCCACCCTCAACGGCCCTCGCCGTTCTGAGCCATGATCCCCTGGCCACGAGCCTGACCAACGACGAGCGGATTGAACGCCTCGACGTACTGGCCGACATACTGCAAAGCAGCGACATTGTCAGTGCTGTCTACGCCGGCTGGGGCGACGGGGATTTCTTCCTGCTGCGCAAAGTTCGCAGTTCCGGCGCCCTGCAGTTCCCGGATGCGCCTGACGGCACCCACTTCCTGCTGCAGACCGTCACCCGGGAAGCCGGCACGGTTACCGGCGAGTGGCAGTTCTACGATGCCGGGATGGAACTGATCGCTCGCAGACAGGTGCCCAACTACACCTTTGACCCGAGAACGCGACCCTGGTTCGAGGCGGCAGCAGACTCCCCCAAAACCGAGCTTTCCGCTCCCTATGTGTTCTTCACCACCCAGGAAACCGGCCTCACGCTCTCGCGCCGCAGCAGCGACTTCGGCACCGGAGCCGGTTCGGCCGTGTTCGGCATCGATGTCACCGTCACCGACCTGAGCAGTCATCTGAACGAGCTGCGCCAGACACCAGGCACCCGCATTGCGATCGTCAACCAGCAGGGCCAGGTGCTCGCCGATTCTTCCGGCCGGACGGAAGCAGGTAACGTCATCTCAACGGTACTGGACCAGGGTGGACAGCCGGTAGCCGGAGCGCCGGTCCGCCTTTTCAATGCAGAAGACAAGACCTGGTATGGCATTCGGGAACCGCTGAACGCTCTGGCGGACGAACAGCTCCAGGTGGCCGTGGCCATTCCCTCGGACGAATTGCTGGCCGATGTCTGGACCGCGCTGACCCGGCAAACCCTGATCGCCGGGGGCATTGGTATCGCTCTGCTCGTTGTCGCCTGGTTCCTTGGCCGGCGCGTAGGGCGCCCCCTGGAGAGGCTGACCGAACAGGTTGGCAGGCTGTCCCGTTTCCGGTTCGATACCCAGGTCCGCTCGGACTCCCACATCCGCGAAGCCCATCAGCTGGGCGTGGCCCTGGACGACATGTCCAGCACCATCCGCAGCTTCCAGAATATTGCCTCGGTCCTGAACCGGGGCCAGGATCTGAACCAGCTGCTGCAGGATATCCTCGAACAGATCGTCCACATCGTCGGCCAGGAGCGGGGTGGCATCTACCTGTTCAGCAAACAGGAGCAGGAGCTGCGCCTGGCCGTGGACCAGCACTCCGAACTCCCTGACCGCATTGAAGCCATCAACACCAGCATCGACGACAGCGACCTGATCCGTGAACTACGCCAACATATCGGCGGCCACCCGGTGTTCGCGATCCTGCGTAACCGCAGGAAAAAACTGGTGGGCGTGCTGGTGATCGAAATGGAGCACGGAGAACACACCCACCTCAGCGATGACCTCATCGTCTTTGTCGATGAGATCGCCGGCTCCGCCGCCGTGGCCATCGAGACACGGGAGTTGCTGGAAAGCCAGCAGGCCCTGCTGGAAGGCATCATCCGGCTGGTGGCCAATGCCATCGACGCCAAATCCCCGTATACCGGCGGGCACTGCGAACGGGTTCCGAAACTGGCGCAAATGATCCTGGCGGAAGCCGAGGCCAGCAACGAAGGCCGGTTTGCCGGTTTCTCCATGAGCGACGACGAACGCCATGAATTCGAACTGGCGGCCTGGCTCCATGACTGCGGCAAGATCACCAGTCCGGAATACGTGGTGGACAAGGCGGTGAAACTGGAAACCCTGCACAACCGCATCCACGAGATTCGCACCCGCTTCGAGGTACTGCACAGGGATGCCGAAATCACCTGCCTGCAGGCGATCCTTGAGGGCGAGGATGAGGCCGCTGCCCGCGAGCAGCGTGACCACGTCCAGTCACGGCTGCAGGAAGAGTTTGCCTTCCTGGCCCGGGCCAACAAGGGCGGCGAATCCATGAGTGACGAGGATATCGAACACATCCGGGCCATTGGCCAACAGGCCTGGCAAAGACATTTCAGCGACCGTCTGGGGCTGTCCGCCGATGAACAGCAAAGACTGGCTGATGTCCCCGAACCGGCCCTGCCCATCACGGAGCACCTGCTGGCCGACAAGCCCGAGCATCTCCAGCCCTGGGGCGATCACCGCCCACCGGTTGAGAAGGACGATCCCCGCAATGTCTGGGGTTTTGACATGAAACTGCCCGAGTATGCCTACAACCGGGGCGAAATCCACAATCTGACGGTGGCAAAAGGCACCCTCACCGATGAGGAGCGCTTCAAGATCAACGAGCATATCGTGCAGACCATCTGCATGCTCGATGCCCTGCCTCTGCCTGATCGCCTGGCCAATGTGCCCCGCCTTGCCGGCACCCACCATGAGCGGATGGATGGCCAGGGCTATCCCTGCGGCCTGACCGCCGAGCAGATGGGTATCCCGGAACGCATCATGGCTGTGGCCGATGTGTTCGAGGCACTGACCGCCGTCGACCGCCCTTACAAGGAAGGCAAGCCCCTGACCCAGGCACTGGCTATCATGTCCGGTATGGTCGATAAGGGTCACATCGATCGCGAGACCTTTGAGCTGTTTGTGCGCTCCGGTACCTACCGGCGTTACGCCGAACAACACCTTCGGCCGGAACAGATCGATCAGGTGGATGAAAGCCAGTTCATGAATCGGAACTGA
- the alkB gene encoding DNA oxidative demethylase AlkB, whose product MTLDLFDGEGVEPRRETIAEGAVVLRGFAGEVGPGLMAAIDLVASQSPFRHMETPGGHTMSAAMTCCGELGWVTDRRGYRYETRDPVTGQSWPRMPELFLKLASEAAAEAGFENFVPDACLINRYQPGAKMGLHQDRDERDFRQPIVSVSLGLPIVFQFGGPRRSDRPVRVPLGHGDVVVWGGPARRHYHGVLTLKAGDHPLTGACRYNLTFRKAG is encoded by the coding sequence ATGACACTTGATCTGTTTGATGGCGAGGGCGTTGAACCACGCCGGGAAACCATTGCCGAAGGCGCAGTGGTACTCAGGGGATTTGCAGGTGAGGTGGGGCCGGGATTAATGGCCGCCATTGATCTGGTCGCCTCACAGTCGCCGTTCCGCCACATGGAAACTCCTGGTGGTCATACCATGTCGGCGGCGATGACCTGTTGCGGTGAGCTTGGCTGGGTCACCGATCGGCGGGGTTATCGCTACGAAACCCGGGATCCGGTCACCGGGCAGTCCTGGCCCCGGATGCCGGAGCTGTTTCTGAAGCTTGCGTCGGAAGCGGCCGCCGAGGCCGGCTTCGAGAACTTCGTGCCGGATGCCTGCCTGATCAACCGCTACCAGCCGGGGGCAAAAATGGGTTTGCATCAGGACCGGGATGAGCGGGATTTCCGTCAGCCTATTGTGTCTGTGTCGCTGGGTCTGCCCATTGTCTTTCAATTTGGCGGGCCGCGGCGCAGTGACCGGCCGGTGCGAGTGCCGCTCGGTCATGGCGATGTGGTGGTCTGGGGTGGCCCGGCCCGACGCCATTACCATGGGGTGCTGACCCTGAAGGCCGGTGATCACCCGTTGACCGGCGCTTGCCGTTACAACCTGACATTCCGGAAGGCCGGTTAG
- a CDS encoding MgtC/SapB family protein, whose product MDDVASQFITSNQTIINLAVALLLGAIIGLERGWDAREQKSGERIAGIRTFALIGLLGGVSGVLAREITEWAFPVLLVCVVAMAIVAYSERLEHIRNFSITGMVGMVLTFCFGTIAVVVDPVMATAAAVVTAIILDNKEEIHGWVNKLKAHELDAALKLLLISVVMLPLLPNEAMGPGGVLNPREIWWMVVMIASISFVGYFAIRVAGTRKGILFTSLFAGLSSSTALTLHFARQSARNPELSPQFATGILIACGTMFPRILVYCFVINRDLLPLLIWPVLIMTALLYGPALFIWRRNAEKLKVSQPTLNQNPLDLTSALVFGLLLTAILLLGEFLKNWLGDAGIYLLAASSGVADVDAITLSLTRMSNDSLAMGTAVVGIVLAAAVNNLVKSGMAWGIGNRRMGLLVGGPMVMSLLAGLAVAWFQ is encoded by the coding sequence ATGGATGACGTAGCGAGCCAGTTCATCACATCCAACCAGACCATCATCAACCTTGCGGTAGCCCTGCTCCTCGGTGCCATTATTGGCCTGGAACGGGGCTGGGATGCCCGGGAGCAAAAGTCCGGAGAGCGCATCGCCGGTATCCGGACCTTTGCCCTTATCGGTTTGCTTGGTGGCGTCTCGGGGGTACTGGCACGGGAGATCACCGAATGGGCCTTCCCGGTCCTGCTGGTCTGTGTCGTGGCTATGGCCATTGTTGCCTACAGCGAACGGCTGGAGCACATCCGCAACTTCAGCATCACAGGCATGGTCGGCATGGTGCTGACGTTCTGTTTCGGCACCATTGCCGTGGTCGTGGACCCGGTCATGGCGACAGCAGCGGCCGTGGTGACCGCCATTATCCTGGACAACAAGGAAGAGATTCACGGCTGGGTCAACAAACTCAAGGCTCATGAACTCGATGCAGCCTTGAAACTGCTGCTGATCTCGGTCGTGATGCTGCCTCTGCTGCCGAACGAAGCCATGGGGCCCGGAGGGGTTCTGAACCCCCGTGAAATCTGGTGGATGGTGGTGATGATTGCCTCCATCTCCTTCGTCGGATATTTCGCGATCCGGGTGGCAGGCACCCGCAAGGGCATCCTCTTTACCAGCCTGTTTGCCGGGCTCAGTTCGTCCACGGCACTGACCCTGCATTTCGCCCGGCAGTCAGCCCGCAATCCGGAACTGAGTCCGCAGTTTGCCACCGGTATCCTGATTGCCTGCGGCACCATGTTTCCCCGCATCCTGGTGTACTGCTTTGTCATCAACCGCGACCTGCTGCCACTGCTGATCTGGCCGGTTCTGATCATGACGGCTCTGCTTTATGGCCCGGCCCTGTTCATCTGGCGCCGCAACGCTGAAAAACTGAAAGTTTCCCAGCCGACCCTGAACCAGAACCCGCTGGACCTGACTTCAGCCCTGGTGTTCGGCCTGCTGCTGACCGCCATTCTCCTGCTCGGGGAATTCCTGAAGAACTGGCTCGGCGATGCGGGTATCTACCTGTTGGCGGCCAGTTCCGGTGTCGCCGATGTCGATGCCATCACCCTCTCGCTCACCCGCATGTCCAACGACTCCCTGGCGATGGGCACTGCGGTTGTCGGGATCGTCCTGGCCGCTGCGGTCAACAACCTGGTCAAATCGGGCATGGCCTGGGGCATTGGCAACCGCCGGATGGGGCTGTTGGTGGGTGGACCAATGGTGATGTCTCTCTTGGCCGGGCTGGCCGTCGCCTGGTTTCAGTAA